Proteins encoded within one genomic window of Triticum aestivum cultivar Chinese Spring chromosome 2D, IWGSC CS RefSeq v2.1, whole genome shotgun sequence:
- the LOC123050956 gene encoding uncharacterized protein isoform X2 → MVDKAAETSQREVAAEGVVLWDEALVKTSPEDLQMRCKELRCYNDITVMCLKKDVNCDLEKDGLWPKIEAEVSTPAHQDSVPLNFGCNLAVCLDGKAGEIGEVSEHRTGMERAACGSQGGGMLSFDRGFWKGAVGDKNQFPRMEGCHENGGLSDLGNHDTDKFPQGADALSLIDDNHELGRDCFLANIDEEVSFPVDEASIPSFYQKSYMDVFVEDSKSCIEKLTQDSLEGDMLSCERDARFRTEASGDENQHHRMAVSKGQVSSICKDANSPSLNACGLFPEIEVLRQQADKEYKVFELPPEIYLARSSYNPPCLDGLCRSGKESSAVCLGHQDSSGVKSRCPDHLVQELNAYNSSIDKPCSANFVETANDEESQNKISESLNASKRRNPRRAASSRNRAPAEHDHQINKGSSSTCKSKKVESSCSLVESTLIKFPSKTTKVRSGINRPVNSTAWGSLEKLVDGFGQNCEPSTSNSHLISLENGGRSNKRSGKKEQPIVRKARSSRCPKNKFPAFSVTRYAPDELNGEPTFSVMDGAYGSAEGYIGNFPKLAPRAFLNVSDDAHRSVQHMSIQTDMQQLDRCLDSVAQETCPAYMCGEFAKSISEPSLNNGGVGFSPDSVLEVASVTCENNTSASHDVKLRGNPSYPAVLTESDLHASDLSIPDFGKNHASSSTDFEQQPKTVRGDENTRSEEINQSHAIIGYVGEGKVQGLEKSNAVRKTKMLEKQKGRKKDGIKGNNIRDGSSTKISSSEASKYRVFSDDPSSLVSSGPLKFSSCFEVVTSATQGISMHEHGWVQGPSVIGKEKTSALNNVKSPRCKKSGGLRGKKDMVRDPHVKQESKKKNIADAIFIDSGSSTLPYQLATDLATSHTNEHGYRSPAIEYTFQNPAAISTELPGNAAGSTGGVSVPQPKRAAWACCDDCQKWRCIPSELADVIGENRWTCKDNDDKAFADCSIPQAKTNAEINAELELSDASADEADKDGSNSKASRAPSWTNLRSNTYLHRNRRNQSIDESMVCNCKPPQEGRMGCRDGCLNRMLNIECAKRTCPCEEQCSNQQFQRRNYAKIAWFHSGKKGYGLKLQEEVSEGRFLIEYVGEVLDITTYESRQRDYASKGKKHFYFMALDGGEVIDACTKGNLGRFINHSCSPNCRTEKWMVNGEVCIGIFAMRNIKKGEELTFDYNYVRVSGAAPQKCFCGTAKCRGYIGGDISGSGISTQHVAEAEYFEPTVTYKDAEEMLGNACSHGANPIVVELEHETSIQQEDSNNCIPVTPDSEPHQTSPVTPDSEPHQTSPILFENSELENSWEMWSPQDAEDPTRTPVHVPRTIDSTLQQLPVYDTQPLEFLPKAPNTMDGSEAPNVMNQSARSSDLGQNLVVPGFHAKKKNNLKDQRDVKSSSCSTDNENTLGVEARLNNLLDRDGGISRRKVLEFLALKGILRAEKINEEAPREEMERFRDSMLKLTRHSDKQVQTIARHFCEKWIHPYMDGPVSTSKWCTDSYSNRRKRKSRWDYQPESHYKMVGSLVRKVYGELGLQAGLTRNRSQPVMGSSSTGTDDDVPPGFEPQQGRSVAPGFCHPNLNISYGIPIAHVQHLGTPEVEGGGNRGQKWKVAPGVPFIPFPQLRRGSPCPSTSTQMSCHDAMRQNNSSGHRGRGFDRGGRVQRNGRNGARTRYPYDHQGRRFPSNHHRSERWQPWPDEHDGGSGSRGRQ, encoded by the exons ATGGTGGACAAGGCAGCAGAAACGAGTCAGCGTGAGGTGGCAGCCGAGGGAGTTGTTTTGTGGGATGAAGCATTGGTAAAGACAAGCCCAGAGGATCTGCAGATGCGTTGCAAGGAGTTGCGCTGTTATAATGACATCACTGTCATGTGTTTGAAGAAAGATGTTAACTGTGACCTGGAAAAGGATGGTTTGTGGCCAAAAATTGAAGCTGAGGTCTCTACTCCTGCCCACCAAGATTCAGTTCCTTTGAATTTTGGGTGTAACCTTGCTGTTTGTTTGGATGGCAAGGCTGGTGAGATTGGTGAAGTATCTGAACACAGAACTGGCATGGAGAGAGCGGCTTGTGGCTCACAGGGAGGAGGTATGCTGTCATTTGACCGTGGATTCTGGAAGGGGGCTGTTGGAGACAAGAATCAGTTTCCCAGGATGGAAGGATGCCATGAAAATGGGGGCTTGTCAGATTTGGGAAACCATGACACTGACAAGTTTCCACAAGGTGCTGATGCCCTGAGTTTGATCGATGATAATCATGAGCTGGGAAGGGATTGTTTTCTGGCAAATATCGATGAAGAGGTGTCCTTCCCCGTTGATGAAGCTTCGATCCCTTCCTTCTACCAGAAGAGCTATATGGATGTTTTTGTAGAAGATAGCAAGTCATGCATAGAGAAATTAACTCAAGATTCACTGGAAGGAGATATGCTTTCATGTGAGCGCGATGCCAGATTTCGTACTGAGGCTTCTGGAGACGAGAATCAACATCATAGGATGGCGGTGTCAAAGGGTCAGGTTTCATCTATTTGTAAAGATGCAAATAGTCCGAGTTTAAATGCTTGTGGTCTCTTTCCTGAAATAGAAGTTCTACGCCAACAGGCTGACAAAGAATACAAGGTCTTTGAACTACCCCCAGAGATATACCTGGCTAGATCTTCCTATAACCCACCTTGCCTAGATGGACTTTGTCGTAGTGGCAAGGAATCATCTGCTGTGTGCCTGGGCCATCAAGATTCTTCTGGTGTCAAATCACGTTGTCCAGATCATTTGGTACAAGAGCTCAATGCATATAACTCTTCCATTGACAAACCTTGCTCTGCCAATTTTGTTGAAACTGCCAATGATGAAGAATCACAAAATAAAATTTCGGAGTCATTAAATGCCTCCAAGCGTAGGAATCCAAGAAGAGCCGCCTCATCAAGAAATCGCGCTCCTGCGGAACATGATCATCAAATAAACAAAGGAAGCAGTAGCACATGCAAATCTAAGAAGGTTGAGAGTTCGTGCTCATTAGTTGAAAGCACCTTGATTAAGTTCCCAAGCAAAACTACCAAGGTAAGAAGTGGCATCAACAGACCAGTGAATTCGACTGCCTGGGGCAGTCTAGAAAAGCTGGTGGATGGTTTTGGTCAGAACTGTGAACCTTCTACCTCTAATTCTCATCTGATTTCCCTTGAAAATGGTGGGAGATCAAACAAAAGATCTGGGAAGAAAGAGCAGCCCATTGTTCGAAAGgctcgaagttcaagatgtccaaaAAATAAGTTCCCTGCCTTTTCTGTTACCAGATATGCACCGGATGAATTGAATGGCGAACCTACCTTTTCAGTCATGGATGGTGCTTATGGCTCCGCAGAAGGTTACATAGGAAACTTCCCTAAGTTGGCTCCTCGTGCATTTCTCAATGTTTCTGATGATGCTCACAGATCTGTGCAACATATGTCTATCCAGACTGACATGCAGCAGTTAGACAGGTGCTTGGATAGTGTTGCTCAAGAAACATGTCCTGCGTACATGTGTGGAGAGTTTGCTAAATCAATTTCCGAACCTTCTCTTAATAATGGCGGTGTTGGATTTTCACCCGACTCTGTTTTGGAGGTAGCCTCTGTTACATGTGAAAACAACACCTCTGCAAGCCATGATGTTAAACTGCGTGGGAACCCATCTTATCCTGCTGTATTGACCGAAAGTGATCTTCATGCATCTGATTTATCTATTCCTGACTTTGGAAAAAATCATGCGTCATCATCAACAGATTTTGAGCAGCAGCCCAAAACTGTGAGGGGTGATGAGAACACAAGAAGCGAAGAGATTAATCAGTCTCATGCCATAATTGGTTATGTTGGTGAGGGAAAAGTGCAAGGCTTAGAGAAGTCCAATGCAGTGAGGAAAACTAAGATGTTGGAAAAGCAGAAAGGCCGAAAGAAAGATGGAATAAAGGGAAATAACATAAGGGATGGAAGTTCCACCAAAATTTCATCAAGTGAAGCTTCAAAATACAGGGTCTTCTCCGATGATCCATCTTCACTTGTTTCATCAGGACCTTTAAAGTTCAGTTCTTGTTTTGAGGTCGTAACTTCTGCCACACAGGGTATCAGTATGCATGAACATGGCTGGGTGCAGGGTCCTTCTGTAATTGGCAAGGAGAAAACGAGTGCACTTAACAATGTAAAATCACCGAGGTGCAAGAAAAGTGGTGGTCTTAGAGGGAAGAAGGATATGGTGCGGGATCCACATGTGAAGCAAGAAAGCAAGAAGAAAAATATAGCagatgccattttcattgattctGGATCGTCTACTTTACCTTATCAGCTCGCTACTGATCTGGCAACATCTCATACGAATGAACACG GTTATCGTAGTCCAGCTATTGAATATACATTTCAGAATCCAGCCGCTATATCTACCGAATTACCTGGAAATGCTGCTGGCTCAACAGGTGGGGTATCTGTACCGCAGCCTAAACGTGCTGCATGGGCATGTTGTGATGATTGCCAAAAGTGGCGCTGCATACCATCTGAATTGGCAGACGTCATTGGAGAAAACAGATG GACTTGCAAGGACAATGATGACAAGGCGTTTGCTGATTGTTCTATACCACAAGCGAAGACAAACGCTGAGATCAATGCTGAGCTTGAACTTTCAGATGCTTCTGCTGATGAAGCTGACAAGGATGGATCAAACTCAAAAG CTTCTAGGGCACCGTCCTGGACAAATCTTAGATCGAACACATATCTACATCGTAACCGAAGGAATCAATCCATCGATGAG AGCATGGTATGCAACTGCAAGCCTCCTCAAGAAGGCCGAATGGGTTGTAGAGATGGCTGTTTGAACAGAATGCTCAACATTGAATGTGCAAAACGTACATGTCCATGCGAGGAGCAATGTTCTAATCAGCAG TTTCAAAGGCGCAACTATGCAAAAATTGCATGGTTCCATTCTGGTAAGAAGGGCTATGGATTGAAGTTGCAAGAAGAAGTATCTGAAGGGCGGTTCCTTATTGAATATGTTGGCGAG GTCCTTGATATAACGACTTATGAATCCCGCCAAAGAGATTATGCTTCTAAGGGCAAGAAGCATTTCTACTTTATGGCACTAGATGGTGGTGAG GTAATAGATGCCTGCACCAAGGGAAACTTGGGCCGGTTCATCAACCATAGCTGCAGTCCTAATTGTCGCACAGAGAAG TGGATGGTTAATGGAGAAGTTTGCATTGGAATTTTTGCTATGAGGAACATCAAAAAG GGTGAAGAATTAACGTTTGATTACAACTATGTTCGTGTATCTGGTGCTGCTCCTCAAAAATGTTTTTGTGGCACTGCCAAATGCCGGGGTTACATTGGTGGAGACATATCAGGGTCTGGTATCAGCACCCAACATGTTGCAGAAGCAGAGTATTTTGAACCCACGGTCACTTACAAGGATGCCGAGGAAATGCTAGGAAATGCATGTTCTCATGGTGCAAATCCTATTGTTGTTGAGCTTGAGCATGAAACCTCCATCCAACAAGAAGATTCAAATAACTGCATACCTGTAACCCCAGACTCTGAACCTCACCAAACTTCCCCTGTAACCCCAGACTCTGAACCTCACCAAACTTCCCCTATCTTATTTGAAAATAGTGAGCTAGAAAATTCCTGGGAAATGTGGAGCCCCCAGGATGCCGAAGACCCCACCCGTACACCTGTCCATGTGCCCAGAACAATAGATAGTACTTTGCAGCAGTTACCAGTATATGACACTCAGCCATTAGAATTCTTGCCGAAGGCTCCTAACACAATGGATGGATCAGAGGCTCCAAATGTGATGAATCAATCAGCACGTAGCTCCGATTTGGGGCAAAACCTGGTGGTACCTGGTTTCCATGCTAAGAAGAAAAACAATCTAAAAGATCAGAGAGATGTAAAATCATCATCATGTTCTACTGACAATGAAAATACTCTGGGAG TTGAAGCAAGACTGAACAACCTACTGGATCGAGATGGAGGTATTAGCAGACGAAAA GTGTTGGAGTTTCTTGCTTTGAAGGGAATCCTGAGAGCTGAAAAAATAAATGAAGAAGCCCCACGTGAGGAAATGGAAAG ATTCAGGGACTCGATGTTGAAATTGACCCGGCATAGTGATAAACAG GTCCAAACTATTGCTCGGCACTTCTGTGAGAAGTGGATCCATCCTTATATGGATGGACCTGTTTCAACTTCAAAATGGTGTACAGATTCATATTCCAATAGAAGAAAGCGCAAGAGCCGTTGGGATTATCAACCAGAATCCCACTATAAAATGGTTGGATCACTAGTTCGGAAAGTCTATGGAGAATTGGGTCTTCAGGCTGGCTTGACCAGAAATAGGTCGCAGCCTGTGATGGGAAGCAGCTCAACAGGCACAGACGATGATGTGCCTCCTGGGTTTGAGCCTCAGCAGGGTCGTTCTGTAGCTCCAGGATTCTGCCACCCTAACTTGAATATTTCATATGGGATTCCCATCGCTCATGTTCAGCACTTGGGAACCCCAGAAGTTGAAGGAGGTGGCAACCGTGGCCAGAAATGGAAAGTCGCACCTGGTGTGCCTTTTATTCCTTTCCCACAGTTGCGACGAGGGAGTCCTTGTCCTTCTACTTCAACTCAGATGTCCTGTCATGAcgccatgaggcagaacaacagttCAGGACATCGAGGAAGAGGTTTCGACAGAGGTGGAAGGGTGCAAAGGAATGGGAGGAATGGGGCAAGAACGAGATATCCGTATGATCATCAAGGAAGAAGATTCCCAAGCAATCATCATAGATCTGAAAGATGGCAGCCCTGGCCCGACGAACATGATGGTGGTTCAGGATCTAGGGGCAGACAATGA
- the LOC123050956 gene encoding uncharacterized protein isoform X1, which translates to MVDKAAETSQREVAAEGVVLWDEALVKTSPEDLQMRCKELRCYNDITVMCLKKDVNCDLEKDGLWPKIEAEVSTPAHQDSVPLNFGCNLAVCLDGKAGEIGEVSEHRTGMERAACGSQGGGMLSFDRGFWKGAVGDKNQFPRMEGCHENGGLSDLGNHDTDKFPQGADALSLIDDNHELGRDCFLANIDEEVSFPVDEASIPSFYQKSYMDVFVEDSKSCIEKLTQDSLEGDMLSCERDARFRTEASGDENQHHRMAVSKGQVSSICKDANSPSLNACGLFPEIEVLRQQADKEYKVFELPPEIYLARSSYNPPCLDGLCRSGKESSAVCLGHQDSSGVKSRCPDHLVQELNAYNSSIDKPCSANFVETANDEESQNKISESLNASKRRNPRRAASSRNRAPAEHDHQINKGSSSTCKSKKVESSCSLVESTLIKFPSKTTKVRSGINRPVNSTAWGSLEKLVDGFGQNCEPSTSNSHLISLENGGRSNKRSGKKEQPIVRKARSSRCPKNKFPAFSVTRYAPDELNGEPTFSVMDGAYGSAEGYIGNFPKLAPRAFLNVSDDAHRSVQHMSIQTDMQQLDRCLDSVAQETCPAYMCGEFAKSISEPSLNNGGVGFSPDSVLEVASVTCENNTSASHDVKLRGNPSYPAVLTESDLHASDLSIPDFGKNHASSSTDFEQQPKTVRGDENTRSEEINQSHAIIGYVGEGKVQGLEKSNAVRKTKMLEKQKGRKKDGIKGNNIRDGSSTKISSSEASKYRVFSDDPSSLVSSGPLKFSSCFEVVTSATQGISMHEHGWVQGPSVIGKEKTSALNNVKSPRCKKSGGLRGKKDMVRDPHVKQESKKKNIADAIFIDSGSSTLPYQLATDLATSHTNEHGYRSPAIEYTFQNPAAISTELPGNAAGSTGGVSVPQPKRAAWACCDDCQKWRCIPSELADVIGENRWTCKDNDDKAFADCSIPQAKTNAEINAELELSDASADEADKDGSNSKASRAPSWTNLRSNTYLHRNRRNQSIDESMVCNCKPPQEGRMGCRDGCLNRMLNIECAKRTCPCEEQCSNQQFQRRNYAKIAWFHSGKKGYGLKLQEEVSEGRFLIEYVGEVLDITTYESRQRDYASKGKKHFYFMALDGGEVIDACTKGNLGRFINHSCSPNCRTEKWMVNGEVCIGIFAMRNIKKGEELTFDYNYVRVSGAAPQKCFCGTAKCRGYIGGDISGSGISTQHVAEAEYFEPTVTYKDAEEMLGNACSHGANPIVVELEHETSIQQEDSNNCIPVTPDSEPHQTSPVTPDSEPHQTSPILFENSELENSWEMWSPQDAEDPTRTPVHVPRTIDSTLQQLPVYDTQPLEFLPKAPNTMDGSEAPNVMNQSARSSDLGQNLVVPGFHAKKKNNLKDQRDVKSSSCSTDNENTLGVEARLNNLLDRDGGISRRKDSTNGYLRLLLFVTAAARDNAAAAAARDNAAASAARDNAAAAAAYDATAMEHENAATPAERDNAGGTSKSARDLSLILDALLKTKSRSVLLDIINTNGLQMLHNILKQNRDTFLRRPIIRKLLKVLEFLALKGILRAEKINEEAPREEMERFRDSMLKLTRHSDKQVQTIARHFCEKWIHPYMDGPVSTSKWCTDSYSNRRKRKSRWDYQPESHYKMVGSLVRKVYGELGLQAGLTRNRSQPVMGSSSTGTDDDVPPGFEPQQGRSVAPGFCHPNLNISYGIPIAHVQHLGTPEVEGGGNRGQKWKVAPGVPFIPFPQLRRGSPCPSTSTQMSCHDAMRQNNSSGHRGRGFDRGGRVQRNGRNGARTRYPYDHQGRRFPSNHHRSERWQPWPDEHDGGSGSRGRQ; encoded by the exons ATGGTGGACAAGGCAGCAGAAACGAGTCAGCGTGAGGTGGCAGCCGAGGGAGTTGTTTTGTGGGATGAAGCATTGGTAAAGACAAGCCCAGAGGATCTGCAGATGCGTTGCAAGGAGTTGCGCTGTTATAATGACATCACTGTCATGTGTTTGAAGAAAGATGTTAACTGTGACCTGGAAAAGGATGGTTTGTGGCCAAAAATTGAAGCTGAGGTCTCTACTCCTGCCCACCAAGATTCAGTTCCTTTGAATTTTGGGTGTAACCTTGCTGTTTGTTTGGATGGCAAGGCTGGTGAGATTGGTGAAGTATCTGAACACAGAACTGGCATGGAGAGAGCGGCTTGTGGCTCACAGGGAGGAGGTATGCTGTCATTTGACCGTGGATTCTGGAAGGGGGCTGTTGGAGACAAGAATCAGTTTCCCAGGATGGAAGGATGCCATGAAAATGGGGGCTTGTCAGATTTGGGAAACCATGACACTGACAAGTTTCCACAAGGTGCTGATGCCCTGAGTTTGATCGATGATAATCATGAGCTGGGAAGGGATTGTTTTCTGGCAAATATCGATGAAGAGGTGTCCTTCCCCGTTGATGAAGCTTCGATCCCTTCCTTCTACCAGAAGAGCTATATGGATGTTTTTGTAGAAGATAGCAAGTCATGCATAGAGAAATTAACTCAAGATTCACTGGAAGGAGATATGCTTTCATGTGAGCGCGATGCCAGATTTCGTACTGAGGCTTCTGGAGACGAGAATCAACATCATAGGATGGCGGTGTCAAAGGGTCAGGTTTCATCTATTTGTAAAGATGCAAATAGTCCGAGTTTAAATGCTTGTGGTCTCTTTCCTGAAATAGAAGTTCTACGCCAACAGGCTGACAAAGAATACAAGGTCTTTGAACTACCCCCAGAGATATACCTGGCTAGATCTTCCTATAACCCACCTTGCCTAGATGGACTTTGTCGTAGTGGCAAGGAATCATCTGCTGTGTGCCTGGGCCATCAAGATTCTTCTGGTGTCAAATCACGTTGTCCAGATCATTTGGTACAAGAGCTCAATGCATATAACTCTTCCATTGACAAACCTTGCTCTGCCAATTTTGTTGAAACTGCCAATGATGAAGAATCACAAAATAAAATTTCGGAGTCATTAAATGCCTCCAAGCGTAGGAATCCAAGAAGAGCCGCCTCATCAAGAAATCGCGCTCCTGCGGAACATGATCATCAAATAAACAAAGGAAGCAGTAGCACATGCAAATCTAAGAAGGTTGAGAGTTCGTGCTCATTAGTTGAAAGCACCTTGATTAAGTTCCCAAGCAAAACTACCAAGGTAAGAAGTGGCATCAACAGACCAGTGAATTCGACTGCCTGGGGCAGTCTAGAAAAGCTGGTGGATGGTTTTGGTCAGAACTGTGAACCTTCTACCTCTAATTCTCATCTGATTTCCCTTGAAAATGGTGGGAGATCAAACAAAAGATCTGGGAAGAAAGAGCAGCCCATTGTTCGAAAGgctcgaagttcaagatgtccaaaAAATAAGTTCCCTGCCTTTTCTGTTACCAGATATGCACCGGATGAATTGAATGGCGAACCTACCTTTTCAGTCATGGATGGTGCTTATGGCTCCGCAGAAGGTTACATAGGAAACTTCCCTAAGTTGGCTCCTCGTGCATTTCTCAATGTTTCTGATGATGCTCACAGATCTGTGCAACATATGTCTATCCAGACTGACATGCAGCAGTTAGACAGGTGCTTGGATAGTGTTGCTCAAGAAACATGTCCTGCGTACATGTGTGGAGAGTTTGCTAAATCAATTTCCGAACCTTCTCTTAATAATGGCGGTGTTGGATTTTCACCCGACTCTGTTTTGGAGGTAGCCTCTGTTACATGTGAAAACAACACCTCTGCAAGCCATGATGTTAAACTGCGTGGGAACCCATCTTATCCTGCTGTATTGACCGAAAGTGATCTTCATGCATCTGATTTATCTATTCCTGACTTTGGAAAAAATCATGCGTCATCATCAACAGATTTTGAGCAGCAGCCCAAAACTGTGAGGGGTGATGAGAACACAAGAAGCGAAGAGATTAATCAGTCTCATGCCATAATTGGTTATGTTGGTGAGGGAAAAGTGCAAGGCTTAGAGAAGTCCAATGCAGTGAGGAAAACTAAGATGTTGGAAAAGCAGAAAGGCCGAAAGAAAGATGGAATAAAGGGAAATAACATAAGGGATGGAAGTTCCACCAAAATTTCATCAAGTGAAGCTTCAAAATACAGGGTCTTCTCCGATGATCCATCTTCACTTGTTTCATCAGGACCTTTAAAGTTCAGTTCTTGTTTTGAGGTCGTAACTTCTGCCACACAGGGTATCAGTATGCATGAACATGGCTGGGTGCAGGGTCCTTCTGTAATTGGCAAGGAGAAAACGAGTGCACTTAACAATGTAAAATCACCGAGGTGCAAGAAAAGTGGTGGTCTTAGAGGGAAGAAGGATATGGTGCGGGATCCACATGTGAAGCAAGAAAGCAAGAAGAAAAATATAGCagatgccattttcattgattctGGATCGTCTACTTTACCTTATCAGCTCGCTACTGATCTGGCAACATCTCATACGAATGAACACG GTTATCGTAGTCCAGCTATTGAATATACATTTCAGAATCCAGCCGCTATATCTACCGAATTACCTGGAAATGCTGCTGGCTCAACAGGTGGGGTATCTGTACCGCAGCCTAAACGTGCTGCATGGGCATGTTGTGATGATTGCCAAAAGTGGCGCTGCATACCATCTGAATTGGCAGACGTCATTGGAGAAAACAGATG GACTTGCAAGGACAATGATGACAAGGCGTTTGCTGATTGTTCTATACCACAAGCGAAGACAAACGCTGAGATCAATGCTGAGCTTGAACTTTCAGATGCTTCTGCTGATGAAGCTGACAAGGATGGATCAAACTCAAAAG CTTCTAGGGCACCGTCCTGGACAAATCTTAGATCGAACACATATCTACATCGTAACCGAAGGAATCAATCCATCGATGAG AGCATGGTATGCAACTGCAAGCCTCCTCAAGAAGGCCGAATGGGTTGTAGAGATGGCTGTTTGAACAGAATGCTCAACATTGAATGTGCAAAACGTACATGTCCATGCGAGGAGCAATGTTCTAATCAGCAG TTTCAAAGGCGCAACTATGCAAAAATTGCATGGTTCCATTCTGGTAAGAAGGGCTATGGATTGAAGTTGCAAGAAGAAGTATCTGAAGGGCGGTTCCTTATTGAATATGTTGGCGAG GTCCTTGATATAACGACTTATGAATCCCGCCAAAGAGATTATGCTTCTAAGGGCAAGAAGCATTTCTACTTTATGGCACTAGATGGTGGTGAG GTAATAGATGCCTGCACCAAGGGAAACTTGGGCCGGTTCATCAACCATAGCTGCAGTCCTAATTGTCGCACAGAGAAG TGGATGGTTAATGGAGAAGTTTGCATTGGAATTTTTGCTATGAGGAACATCAAAAAG GGTGAAGAATTAACGTTTGATTACAACTATGTTCGTGTATCTGGTGCTGCTCCTCAAAAATGTTTTTGTGGCACTGCCAAATGCCGGGGTTACATTGGTGGAGACATATCAGGGTCTGGTATCAGCACCCAACATGTTGCAGAAGCAGAGTATTTTGAACCCACGGTCACTTACAAGGATGCCGAGGAAATGCTAGGAAATGCATGTTCTCATGGTGCAAATCCTATTGTTGTTGAGCTTGAGCATGAAACCTCCATCCAACAAGAAGATTCAAATAACTGCATACCTGTAACCCCAGACTCTGAACCTCACCAAACTTCCCCTGTAACCCCAGACTCTGAACCTCACCAAACTTCCCCTATCTTATTTGAAAATAGTGAGCTAGAAAATTCCTGGGAAATGTGGAGCCCCCAGGATGCCGAAGACCCCACCCGTACACCTGTCCATGTGCCCAGAACAATAGATAGTACTTTGCAGCAGTTACCAGTATATGACACTCAGCCATTAGAATTCTTGCCGAAGGCTCCTAACACAATGGATGGATCAGAGGCTCCAAATGTGATGAATCAATCAGCACGTAGCTCCGATTTGGGGCAAAACCTGGTGGTACCTGGTTTCCATGCTAAGAAGAAAAACAATCTAAAAGATCAGAGAGATGTAAAATCATCATCATGTTCTACTGACAATGAAAATACTCTGGGAG TTGAAGCAAGACTGAACAACCTACTGGATCGAGATGGAGGTATTAGCAGACGAAAA GATTCAACAAATGGATATTTGAGGCTGCTTCTATTTGTGACCGCAGCAGCACGTGACAATGCCGCGGCCGCAGCGGCACGTGACAATGCCGCGGCCTCAGCGGCACGTGACAATGCGGCGGCCGCAGCAGCATATGATGCGACCGCAATGGAACATGAAAATGCTGCGACCCCAGCAGAACGTGACAATGCTGGGGGCACATCTAAAAG TGCAAGGGATCTGTCGTTAATTCTTGATGCACTTCTAAAAACAAAATCACGCTCAGTCCTGTTGGATATCATCAATACGAATG GATTGCAAATGCTTCATAATATATTGAAGCAGAATCGAGACACCTTTCTTCGAAGACCTATAATACGGAAGCTTCTGAAG GTGTTGGAGTTTCTTGCTTTGAAGGGAATCCTGAGAGCTGAAAAAATAAATGAAGAAGCCCCACGTGAGGAAATGGAAAG ATTCAGGGACTCGATGTTGAAATTGACCCGGCATAGTGATAAACAG GTCCAAACTATTGCTCGGCACTTCTGTGAGAAGTGGATCCATCCTTATATGGATGGACCTGTTTCAACTTCAAAATGGTGTACAGATTCATATTCCAATAGAAGAAAGCGCAAGAGCCGTTGGGATTATCAACCAGAATCCCACTATAAAATGGTTGGATCACTAGTTCGGAAAGTCTATGGAGAATTGGGTCTTCAGGCTGGCTTGACCAGAAATAGGTCGCAGCCTGTGATGGGAAGCAGCTCAACAGGCACAGACGATGATGTGCCTCCTGGGTTTGAGCCTCAGCAGGGTCGTTCTGTAGCTCCAGGATTCTGCCACCCTAACTTGAATATTTCATATGGGATTCCCATCGCTCATGTTCAGCACTTGGGAACCCCAGAAGTTGAAGGAGGTGGCAACCGTGGCCAGAAATGGAAAGTCGCACCTGGTGTGCCTTTTATTCCTTTCCCACAGTTGCGACGAGGGAGTCCTTGTCCTTCTACTTCAACTCAGATGTCCTGTCATGAcgccatgaggcagaacaacagttCAGGACATCGAGGAAGAGGTTTCGACAGAGGTGGAAGGGTGCAAAGGAATGGGAGGAATGGGGCAAGAACGAGATATCCGTATGATCATCAAGGAAGAAGATTCCCAAGCAATCATCATAGATCTGAAAGATGGCAGCCCTGGCCCGACGAACATGATGGTGGTTCAGGATCTAGGGGCAGACAATGA